The Bacteroidota bacterium genome window below encodes:
- a CDS encoding FecR domain-containing protein — translation MADEQATYDLLMLKKIEGQLDVEEQLLLDRWLDASPENRAQYEQLYEAWSLSSATSPPPEPDYEAGWAHVAARIRQRPEDRPAVKRQTSRAMRLGRIVFPLVLLLLALFWYLRPTSPVMEQLIADRGETTSIVLADQSVVQLNSGSRLVYPEAFDGNERRVVLEGEAFFEVQPGSLPFVVESNNAEVTVLGTRFNVNTWHAQTQVTVQEGRVRLSATDASGVSVELAASEGAVVRAANALSRLDSLNSAGAFNWMEGVISFHQMPLWQVVEAVERAFDRDITLDPGIADTPIGGSIRTDALDEALETICLLVSCSVIEEEGEIILK, via the coding sequence ATGGCTGACGAACAAGCAACATATGACCTACTGATGCTCAAGAAAATTGAGGGTCAATTGGACGTAGAGGAGCAGCTGTTACTCGACCGTTGGCTCGATGCATCGCCCGAGAACCGTGCGCAGTACGAGCAATTGTATGAGGCCTGGTCGCTCAGTAGTGCAACAAGTCCACCACCAGAGCCCGACTATGAGGCAGGTTGGGCGCATGTAGCAGCACGCATAAGGCAGCGGCCGGAAGATCGGCCGGCTGTAAAACGGCAGACTTCACGCGCGATGCGGTTAGGCCGGATTGTTTTCCCCCTTGTGCTCCTGCTCCTCGCATTATTCTGGTACCTGCGGCCAACATCGCCTGTGATGGAGCAATTGATTGCTGATCGAGGCGAAACGACTTCAATTGTGTTGGCAGACCAATCGGTTGTGCAACTGAATAGCGGGAGCCGGCTTGTGTACCCTGAGGCATTCGACGGCAATGAGCGGCGTGTTGTATTGGAAGGGGAAGCATTTTTTGAGGTACAGCCAGGCAGTTTGCCATTTGTGGTGGAAAGCAACAATGCGGAAGTCACGGTATTGGGTACCCGATTCAATGTGAACACCTGGCATGCACAAACCCAGGTCACTGTGCAAGAAGGCCGCGTACGGTTAAGCGCAACGGATGCTTCCGGGGTTAGTGTAGAGTTGGCTGCTTCGGAGGGGGCAGTAGTAAGGGCTGCCAATGCGTTGAGCCGGCTCGATTCTCTTAATTCTGCTGGCGCCTTTAACTGGATGGAAGGGGTGATCTCATTCCATCAAATGCCGTTATGGCAAGTCGTAGAAGCTGTAGAACGCGCGTTCGATAGAGACATTACACTTGATCCGGGTATCGCTGATACACCCATTGGCGGCAGCATACGCACCGATGCGCTCGATGAGGCGCTTGAGACGATTTGTCTGCTTGTCTCATGCAGCGTGATTGAAGAGGAAGGAGAGATCATACTGAAGTAG